The Strix aluco isolate bStrAlu1 chromosome 21, bStrAlu1.hap1, whole genome shotgun sequence sequence GGATGGCGGAGAAGGGGCGGCCATTTGGCACATCCCGGGGCggaggctcctggtgctgccactGTGCAGCGCCCACACCGCTTCCCCCCTTGGCAGGTCACCGCTTCCCAAcacccttttctccttccctgggGAGAACCTGGGGCTGCTGCATCTCCCCGTAGAGGGTCTCGCAGCATCTCACCGCCGCCTGCCCACGGCGGCTCCTGCTGTGACGGCAACTGTCCACGGCAGGAACCCCCTGCTCAGCAGCCAGAAACACGGGGTGCAGCCCCCCGGCTGGGGCAGAGCGTGGCGGGAGCTGGGGAGGACAGCATTGCCCCGGCTGGCAAGCCCAGAGGGGCATCCCGGTGGGGTTGTGGCACTGGGTGACTCTATTTGCACCCAGCTTTGCTCCTGGAGCTGCAGCGTGGCCCCAGTCTGAACCAGTTGGTCACGGGGGGAGCGGTGCAGGGTCGGCTGGTCCCCAATGTGGGGACCTTCCTCGTGGCATGGGGACCGCTCTGCCGCAGGATGCCCGGACTCCTCGGCCCCAGGCAGCCCCGGCTGGTCAGGGAGGGAAGTCACCAGCTCCCCACGGACCCCCACCCCTCTGCAGCCGGGGGCCAGACCCCCCACCCTCTGCCTGCCCTTGTGCCCGTTACCGCATCCCGCTGTGGGCAGCGGTGCTGGGTGGCAGCCACAGGCCGCGCCGGGTCACTGCAGTGAGGTGGGGGCGGATTATTGAAACCCCTCGGAACCGGCCCCAGCCCTGAGTCCCCCGAGGCAGCGGGCACGGGGGGGCAGGAGCTGCGGGGCTCCGAAGGCCCCAGCTGCCAGTGTGGCTCTGCTCACGCAGCAGCTTCTGTGCAGAGTTAAAGGTGAATTCTCCCGGTGCAGAGGCAGGACGCCGTGGTGGGACCGACCCTGGGGGCAGAGGGCAGCGAGGGGACCCCCGTCTGTCCCCGGGGAGCTCCAGGTCCTCATTGTGGGGTGGTCGTGGCTCGCGGCCCTGGGGGCCATCACAGGGGGTGTCACCAGTGGGGTCCCATGCTGCCGGGATGGGGTTGCTCCACGGTGCATCTTCTTGTGGCAGCTTGTCCtgcctggggaaggagcagcGCTGCCCTGGTCGGACGGTGCTGCGCCTGCCGGGAGCCTCGGCTCAGCCTCATGCAGGGTCTGGGCTCCGGCAGCTGGTGGCTGCCCAGGCCGGTGGCAGGAGTGGTGATGGCAGCGTTGGCACTTGGGGAGGTCCGACTGCCGGTCTCTGCGCCCCCGGGGGTTCCCTCCGCCCCTCGGCCCTGCCTCCTCGTTGCGGGGACCTCAGCCGGGCTCTCCTCTGGGGCTCCCCGCCACGATCCCTGCGGCTTCGCCCTCCTCGCCGCTCCGGTTCCTGGCTGGTGCGGAGCAGCTTGGCTGCGCTGCTGGGGTCTTGGCGGGGAAAGCGCAGCGCAGCCGTCCCCTCCACAAAGCCGCACTGTTCAGAACAAATCCGCCTAGAATTGGGCTGCATTTTTGTCAAGTGATTCATCAGCACGTGAATGGAAAAGGCTGGAGCCCACTGAACCAGTAACCGTTCCTCCGCGCCTGGAGCCACGGGGCCGGAGTCGGCTCCCCAGCTCGCTCGCCCCCAAGTTACGCCGCAGACACGCACGGAGCGGCGAAGGGCCCGGCTCGCCGCAGGACGCGGCAGCGGCTGGGTCGGGGGCGAGGGGCGGCCCAGGCCTGCGGCGACCCCGGTGTGCTGGAGCGGGCACAGGCAGCGGGCAGGGACCGTGTCTGCAGGTGCCAAGCAAAGCCCCTCCAGCCAGGgtggggagcggggtgggggctGCCCCAGGGGAGGGGAGCACAGCCGGGAAAGCCCTCGGGGCAGCCCCGGTACCGGCAGGTTGTGTCTGCTAGTGCCCGCGTTGACCTGGGGCGACTGTTCTGGGAAGTCTCTTCCCTGGCCCCTGCCAGGGCTGGTGACCGCCCTCTCCTTTCCAGAGTAAACTCAGCTGGCGCTTACCGGTACCCACGTGGGGCCGTGCCCCTCCGACCTTCAGCTCAAATAGCCCGTCCGCGTGCCCCCCTGCCCCCTGGTATTTATAGAGCACGGTCAGATTCCCTCTCCTTGCTGTGCCGGGCGAAAGGAGGCAAGTGTGTCTGTGCCGGGCTGGTGGGCGGCCCCCGGCACGtccctggctgctcccacctttCGGTGGGGGACACGAGCCGGGTCCCCAGCTCGGCTGGCACTTGCCCTCCCACTGCCCCGGCCATCCTGTGggtccctgctccctgcccgcgGCACGCACAAGGGACGGGGTGCTGGCCTCCCGGTGGGTTGGGGTACCCCCAGCAGAGGGGGGAGCCCCAcaagcccctgccctgcagccaggccccctccccggctctgagggtgctgggcaggagctgtAGCCGCTGCCCTCACACCGTCAGCATCCCCGGTGCTGCCCGGGGCGGCCGGGAGGAAGCCGGGCAGGGAGCCGCAGGTCTCGGTGCAGGGACCCAGGCCCCACGTGCTTGAGCAGCTGCGTCCACCGCACAGCTCAGCCCCGAGCCAGCCGCTCTGTGCCCAGCCGGTGAGTCAGGGTgagctggctgcctgctgcctgcctgcctgctgcctgcctgctgcctgccctgcctgcaggtcACTGCCACGTGCCGAGCGCTCACATGCCGGTTTGGGTGTCCCCGGGCTGTGCTGGCAGCGTGACCGCAGGGACCCTTCCACGGCAGAGTTGGCTCCAGGGTGCCGCGTCCTCACCGGCACGGGGGCACCCGGCCTTGTCCCCCAGCACTGagcaccgggacccccccccccggggccgtggCCTTGTTGCCCTTGGCCGGGCTGCTCGGGGCTGCCCGCTGGGGAGCTCgctgcctcccctccccgggTGGTGTTTTTGCACCACCCCGGCCGTCGGCGTCCCCAGGTCAGTTTTGCAGGCAGCAAGGGCAGGAAGTGACACCCCGGTGGATGCGGTTTCTGCGCCTGCACGGCGTGAGGCTCACACGGCAGTAGCGGGGGTctggcagggagccggcagccgGAGCATCGCCCTGTGGCAGCCGGGACCCCTCCGTGGTGGGACGGGGACCCCCCGCTCTGGCTGTGGGGTGCGGAGGCAGCCTGGTCTCAGGACCCCCACTCCCCCGATGTGGGGATgcagaggggctggcaggggaccCTGGCACGAGCTGCCTGTGCTGGCACTTGGAGGGCAGCGCCTGTGCCTGCACTGGCTGTGGcgagcagctgggacagggacgTGACTCCCACCTCCCTCTGCACCCAAAGGTGACCCTGCAAATAACTCCCTCTGCCCTTTCCTCCCCCAGCCTGGCCTGGCCACACGGGCATTTGGCTGGGCCCCTTGTCAGAGACCGGTTTAATTAATGACAGTGGGACAAATACCACAGTGCTCCCAGGATGCTGCTGGCGGGTTTTAGCTGTCCTGGTGCCATCTGGGTGACGAGCATGAGCCCGGGCAGGGTCTGGGCAGAGACCGGGCCAGCGCTGGCCAAGGGCAACCGGTGTGGCACGGCTGGTGGCAGCGGGGCCAGGCGATCCTGGGGTGACCTGCCTGTACCACCTGCCAGGAGGGTGCTGCTGCCACGCTGCCCGTCCTGTGCCTGCCAGAGCCCCATCCCTTTGGGGACAGCGTGtgacagccagctctgcaggcagctgggctttGCTGCAGGCAGCCGGCCCCGTGCGAGGGCGGGAGCCGCTGTGGGGTGGAGGGGCTGAGCGGGACTGTCCCACCGGGGCGGGCACCTGGGGTCCCCGGGCGCCCCTGCTGACCTCGACACCTCTCCGTTGCAGTGATCCGAGCAAAGGCCGTCTCTGCGAAAGAGGTGGATTCGGGGAACGATATATACGGGAATCCGATCAAACGAATCCAGTATGAAATCAAGCAGATCAAGGTAATGGGGCAcgtgggggccgggggggccggggcagcctcTGTGCCGGCCGCtcactcctgctccttctccccaGATGTTTAAGGGCCCCGACAAGGACATCGAGTTCATCTACACGGCCCCATCCACCGCCGTGTGCGGCCGGCTGCTGGACACCGGCGGGAAGAAGGAGTATCTCATCGCAGGTGGGCAGCTCGAGGGAGGGCTCTCGGGGACACGGGTGGCCCTGCTGCCTCACgggccccccccctcctcctcctgtgtCCTGGCAGCACTCGGCAGCTCCGGGCTGTGGTGGGGCAGCTtcaggggggatgagcctctgcTCCCCGGGGTTCACCGGTGAACGCCGGGAGGGGCTGGACTGAGGCCCCGGCACCCCGAGTCAGCGTTGGGCCCTGGGGCACCTGGGGGGACCGTCTGAGCACTCTGTCTGGCCCCTCCCCAGGCAAGTCAGAGGGCAACGGCAAGATGCACATCACACTCTGCGACTTGGTTTCCACCTGGGACTCGCTGAGCCCGACCCAGAAGAAGAGCCTAAACCAGCGGTATCAGATGGGCTGTGAGTGCAAGGTGAGTGACCAGGCAGCCCCCGAGCTCGGGCTGCGCCCCCTCCCCGTGCTGGCGGGTTCCGTGGCCCCGTGGGCTCCACGGTGAGAGGCTCTTCCCCGTCATTCAAGGATGACACTGTGCGGGGGGCGGCTGGGAACCGAGTCCAGCCCCGGGACCTGCACCCAGGGGTTCCCTTGGTCCCCCCACACCGGAGCAGCATCCCCACCGGGCTCtgcggggcaggggcagccccacatccctggtgcagagctgggggggcAGCTGACCTCGGGGCTGTCAGTGACGGTGTCGTTCTGTTGTGCACAGATCTCGCGCTGCCTCTCCATCCCCTGCTTCGTCTCCTCCTCGGACGAGTGTCTCTGGACAGACTGGGCGATGGAGAAGAACAACGTGGACGGGCGGCAGGCGAAGCACTACGCCTGCATCAAGAGGAGCGACGGCTCGTGCGCCTGGTACCGCGGCATGGCCCCCCCCAAGCAAGAGTTTCTCGACATCGAGGACCCCTAAGCCAAACGAGCGCATTCCAGTAGCcagtagaaaaaaaacctgcGAGATGTTAGACTGGTCCAAGCTGATATCAATTCCTGGAGACAGCATGAAAATCCGCTCGGCCACGGGGGTCCCCGGGCTGCGGCAGCTGCCGCGCGCGTGCagggggcagggacagggacccgcagggctgagcagggtgcGGGGGGACCCCGCTGCCGGGGCCGCGCTCAGCCCTGGTGCCCGGGCAGCTGTGAAGGAACCGAACCCTCGGGAGTGGCGGGAGCTGCCCCGGCTGCGTAGCAGGTCTACCAGTGCCCCCGCCGTGGGGGAGCCACCCCAGCAGCTCTTGCCAGGCAGCGCTCCCCACCGCAGTGTCCCCAGCTGCCCTCCAGCGCCGGGGAcccctctgtccccctccccacccaccacCCGTCCCTCCCTTTGGGGTGCAGGAAGGGTACAGCCAGGGGCTCTTGGGTGGGGGGGTACCATGTGGCAGAGCCCCCAGCTGCGTGCGAGGGGCTCTGGGCTTCTCGTGGGCCGGGTGGCTCCTGCGCAGCTGCTTGTCCTGAAAAGCTGGAGGGACACGTTAGCATGGCTGGGGTgaccccccccatccctgcatgCACCCGGGcgctgctgcccctctccccacGTGCCCCTCTCCCCACGGGGACACGGAGGTGAGTGTGGGGTTCACCGCCCTCCCCGGCATCACGGGGGGGGGGGTCTGCTCCCCCTACAGCCTCCTGTGCGGGCGGAGAGCTGCTGCCAGACCCTTCGGCTGCCGTTGGACGGGCTGAGACCCACCAGCCttggcaggcagggagcagggcaggcagggagctgccccTCGACGGCACCGGGGGCAGGAGCTCCGGCTGTGTGGGTGCAGAGCGTTTCCATCATGGCCTCGTGCAGCTGCTGGCTGAGCCGGGCCACGGCCTTCGGCGGCACCGGCCGAGCTCCCTCCTCATCGGCAACGGGAAGATGGATCCCAGCACCCGGCCGGGCGTGGGCAGCAACGCAGCCACAGGAAAACCCGTCCCCTCCGGCGAACCCTCCCGCACCCCTCGGGTCCCGCTTTTCTCTGAGCCATTCCCACACCGCGCGGTGCCGGCCGTGGGGCCGCCCGTCCGCGACGCCGGCAGCACCGGCACGTGCGTCCCGGGAatcccccccgcagccccgctccggggTGTTTTCATGCTGTGCGTCCCCGTCAGGTTTGAGATGTCGTACTGGACCAGTCTGGGCAATTCCAAcgtattaaagagaaaaattaaaaagaaaaaaaaaaaccccaacctctaATCACTCCCATATACGACGCCCGTTCGCTTACTGTATGGTTGTATCATATGTGCCATTTACTCCTGTCTCTGCTCTAGTCTGTCTCTGAGTTTATTAATTTCCACTTGTTTTGCCACCGGCTCCGTGGTCCCTGTGCTGTAATTTCTGTTCCGCCGGGGCCGCACcggcagctcccgggcactggAGAGCGGTGGCGCCGCTCCTCCGGCCCCGCCCGGCTCCGCTCggctcagctcagcccagcccggctcggctcggctcggcccggctcggctcggcccggcccatCCCCCGGGTCCCGCCCAGGATTAAGTCGGGTCCCGGCGCGGCCGCTCCCGGTAGCGCCGCCCGCAGGGTGTAACGGGGGGCGTGGCCTGTTGGgtcggggggcggggccgcgcttGCGTATAACTGACGCAACAGCGCCCCCACCTGGCGAGGGCTGCCGCGGCCACCGCGTCCCCCGCGGGGTCTGGTTGGGGGGCGACAGCGACCCCGGCGTCAGTCCGCGGCAGGACACAGACGGAGAAGGAGCGAGGAGAGAgtagggagaggggagaggagagagcgaGCGACAGCGACAGCGAGAGGGAGCACGAGCGGGCGGGGGCGGACCCCTGCCCGGCACCGCCCCTTCGGGGACCGGCGCGGAAGCTGCGTGTGACGGCGGCGACAGGAGGGCGGTTCCTCTGTACTACACGTGCGCGCCGAGGTGGCGGGGACCCGGATGGTGAGTGCAGGCGGGGACGGAGGGGACGGGAGGGAGCGGGAGCGGGACGTGTCGGGAGCGGGAGGTGtcgggagcggggctggggatgggacgggacgggacgggacgtgTCGGGACCGGGACCGTCACCGGGAGGTGCCGGGACCGGAACGGGGGCTCGGGATGGGACGGGAGGTGTCGGGACTGGGACCGAGACCGGGGCTGGGGATGGCACAGGAGTTgtcgggaccgggaccggggctgGGGACGGGACAGGAGGTgtcgggaccgggaccgggaagTGCCGGGACCGAGACCGAGACCGGGGCTGGGACGGGAGTTgtcgggaccgggaccggggctggggacgggacggggcgtgTCGGGACCGAGACCGGGAGGTGCCGGGTTCGGGGCTTGCGCTCCAGCCGCCGGTACCGGGCGGGCCAGATgcggcggggggaggcagcgCTGAGGGTCGCGGTCGGGAGGACGGGGTGTCCGTGGCCACAGTGGTCGGGGAcgcgcccccccagccccgggccgcTGCGGACGTGGGCCGCGGCCCGTTGCCCTGGCAGcgcgctgccccgccgcgggagcggagcggccggTGCCCCCGTTCAACCGgccgctgcctccccccagccGGGGCCGCCGGGCCCCGACATGCCGATCGCGGAGAAGCTGACGGAGGCGCTGAGGCCGGGCCCGGAGGCGGGCGAGGAGGCGGAGCTGGGCCCGCGCCTGGCCACCGCCGCCAGGacggtgctgctgcagcaggtggaGTTCGAGCCCGGCACCTGCGACAGCGCCAGCCCGTGGGAGCTGCTGCGGGACAAGTACCAGGTGCTGAGCCCCTGCCCCGTGGCCACCGCCCGCCAGCCCAGCGCCGAGCAGGACCGTGCCAAGCAGGACCCCTCTGGCAGGCAGGGTAGGTAGCGAGGGCCAGAGGGAACCctccgcaccccccaccccaccgctCACCCCCCGCCCTGCTCCCCGCAGACAGCGGCCGTGGCCCGGAGGGGCCGGGGGACGGGATCCCCGCGCCCCAGAAGGTGCTTTTCCCCCCGGAGCGCCTCTGCATGAAGTGGGAGCGTGTCCACCGCGTCGGGGCCGGGCTGCACAACCTGGGGAACACTTGTTTCCTCAACGCCACCATTCAGTGCCTGACCTACACGCCGCCGCTCGCCAACTATCTGCTCTCCCGGGAGCACGGCCGCAACTGTGAGTGGGGAGGCCCAGcgcgggcagcggggctggggggttgaggaggaggaggagaagcgcCTGCCTGTCCCGCTCGCGGTGCTGCGCTCAGGCATGGCTCTGGCGAGGGCCGTGCGGGTGTCGGGATGCACCTTCCCTGCTCCTTCCTGCCCATTTCTGCGTCGAGAGGCCGTTCCTGCGTACGGCTCACTCGTCCTGCCCTTAGCAGGGGTCCCGAGCACTGCATCCTTGTGTCTGGGGGGGCTTTATCTCGGCTGGGTGTAGCTGGGACTAAGATGGGTCTACTGGGCTCCACTGGCTTCCTGGGGGCCCCAAGCAGCCCCTGCCCGCGGGGCAGGAGGCTGCGTACAGGTGCCATTGAGGGGTGGCTTGAAAAGGGAGTCTGGGGGCTACTGCTCCAAGCTGTGACGAAGGGGAGCACGCAGGGCTAGCAGCCCCGTCCTTAGGGCTCCGGGGGGATCTGCCCCTCAGGGCTGACCTGTAGGCTCCTTCAGCTGGTCCCTGTGACCTGTTTTCCATCCACGTGGATGCTGCCTTGTCTGGGGGGGttgcaggggctgctgctgtgacTCGGGCTGTGCCAGCTGGGGTGGCCTGTGCTGGTCCCTGCGTAGCCGGGATGCCCCAGAGCTCTGCTGTAGCGCAGAGCTCATAGGGAAAACTGAGCGTGGCTGAGCCGCGTTGGACCAGAGACCCCCCCATCCACTGTACTGCCTCCATCTCTCTTGGGTCTGTCCCCAacgtcctctcctctcctgctccaggTCACCAAGAAGGCTTTTGCATGATGTGCATTATGCAGAACCACACGATCCAGGCTTTTGCCTCCAGCGGCAACACAATAAAGCCAGTGTCCTTCATCCAAAACCTCAAGAGTAAGGATGGTTGCCCCCCCCCTCCCGTAGCCCTGCGGGAGAGCAGTGACTAACGCAGGAGCAGAACCTTTGAGATCGGGGCAGGTCTTGGCAGAGGCACTTCTGAGATGACTCACTGAGCCTGCCAGGGGCTGGCGACTTCATGGGCTGCCTGGGGCTTCCCCACAGCCAGCATGGCTCCGACTCTGGTTTGGGTTGAGGGGGCTCAAACCCCGGAGTCCCTGCCCCGAGGGAGGGAGGGCCTGCCCCTGCTGCCACACGTGCCGGGGCTGATTCCTCCCTCTCCTGCAGACATCGCCCAGCACATCTGCTTCAGGAGGCAGGAGGACGCGCACGAGTTCCTGCGTTACACCATCGACGCCATGCAGAAGGCCTGCCTGAGCCGCTGTGCCAAGTACGTGGGGCCTCTGCCCGCCCGTCGCTAGTGCCCTGCGCCCGCGGGAGGGGACTCTGGGGTGGACGTGTCCCCCAGGTCGGACTCAGGGAGggaggtgctggggtgggtggcccagctctgcccctctGCGACACAGCTCTGGGCTGTTGTCTGCCTTCTCCCCGCTCCTCCGTGCCGGCGTAGCTGTGGTCCTGTCCCCAGATCCCGAGGCTGCTCTGGGTTTGGATCCTGCCCCAGTTGCCAGGGAATCCAGGCGTGCCTGCCggctcagccccagctctgcggctggcggggggcagctcTCCCCGGGGCCCCCCATCCCGGGCAGCTGCCTTGCCTCTGCAGGGCCCAGCTCTGAGCTCCGGCCGCGAGTTTCTGCTCCTTCCAGGGGAAGGTGCGGGCCGGAGCCCGGTGCCGCCCCGTGAGCTGCGGCGCAGGCAGAGCAGACGGGCAGAGGCTGTGGCTCCCCGAGCTCTGCGGGGCCGGAGCGCGTGGGGGAACTGCCCTGAGGCCATGGGGGTGGCCGTTGCAGGGGGGGTGTGAGATCCAGTGTCGCTCTCTCTAGGTTGGATCGCCAGACCCAGGCCACGACGCTGGTTCACCAGATCTTTGGCGGTTACCTGCGGTCCCGTGGTGAGTGCTGGCTGCCAGGTCCTGGGCCTGTGACTCTCCGGGCTGCTCTTTCCCCGAGAGCCTCACAGTGAAAATCTTTGGGGAAAATTGCTGCACGTGTGTAAATTATCCGGAGCTGCAGCTGGTCAGTCTTGCGGTACCCGTGGGTCGTGATCCTTGTTGTGGCGATGGAAAACGCTGTTGCCTGTGGGTCCCCAGCCCGTTGCCACCAGCGAAGGAGCCCGTGTTGCCAGCTCCCTAGGAGCGCTCGCTGTCCCGTCCCGTAGTGGACTTGCCCTCCTTGCCAGGCTGGGCATCCCAGCGCTCGCGTCCCGGAGCCTGGCGGGGGGATGCCGCAGCTGCCCGCGCTGTGCTGGGGTGGTGTGCTGGGGTGTGCTCATCGCTCGCTCTTTTGCAGTGAAGTGTGTGAAGTGTGAGGCCGTTTCGGACACCTACGACCCTTACCTGGACATGGCGCTGGACATCGGGGTACAGCGGCAGGGTCGGGGTGGGGAGGAGCTCTGCTCTCGCGGGGGATGTTCTTGCAGCTGCACCGGGGCTGCTCTCAAGGCTCCTTAAGCTGCatggtgcaggcagggagaggcagcttGCCCACTGCCCGAGCGTGAGCCATGACTCCTCCGCTGAGGCTCCGTGGCGTGGGGAGCAGTGCTGCCGGCCCTCGTGGCCACTGGCCAGTGCCTCGCTGGCGGCGGGCTCGGGACTTTGCTGTAGCCTGTGGCCCATGCTCGTGCTCTGCGCTCCCTCTTGGGGCCAGCGTCTCGGCAGGGAGCCAGGCTGTGGCGTGGACAGGCCGCTGGTGCTCTGACCTGTCctctgcccttgcagcaaagCAGGAACATCAAGCAggcgctggagcagtttgtgaagctGGAGTTGCTGGACGGGGACAACGCCTACAGCTGTGCCAAGTGAGTGTGGGGCTGCAGGCAGCGCGGGGCCGCGGGCGTGCTggtgggaagcaggaggaaagaaagcctGCCACAGGTCGGGGGGCTTCTCTACCTGCTCCACGGACAAACCATGAGGTCCTCAcgaggaggagctgggctggtAGATGTGGCCGCGAGTAGGTGCCCTGGAGTGGTGGCTGGTGTCAGCAGGGCCATTTCCGAAGGGCTGCCGCTTGCCCAGGGCTGGCAATCAGCTGCGTGGTGGAACAGCTGGACTAGCTCGAGCTCTTCCTGTGCAGATGCAAGCAGAAAGTTTTGGCCTGCAAACGCTTCACCATCCACCGAGCCTCCAACGTCCTCACGCTCTCGCTGAAGCGCTTTTCTGACTTTGGTGGAGGCAAAATCACAAAGGTGAGTGTCCGGCACTGCTGAGCTGGGGCTGTCCCCGGCCCGAGGCCCCGCTGCCTGGAGCAGGGTGGAGGGTGGTCCTGTGTGCGATGCGAGCTCTGCAGAGGGACTGGGACTCATCCTGGCATCTTCCTCCCCACGGCCTCCGCCTGGGAGAGCGGGACCCTCCCCTCAAGAGACGGGACTTGCAGGACagctgagctgcttctgctgtAGCCAGAAAGCGTCTGCTGTGTGGGCTCCTGAGGTGTCCTCTCTCGGCAGGATGTGGCATACCCCGAGTTCTTGAACATCCGCCCTTACATGTCGGAGAAGGGGGACCCCGTCATGTACTCGCTCTACGCGGTGCTGGTGCACGCTGGCTACAGCTGCCATGCGGGGCATTATTTCTGCTACGTGAAGGTGAGCCCAGGGCGCGCTCCTGGGACCCGCTCCGGGCTGGGGGCTGGCGGGTGCTCGGGGGTCCCTGTGGTGCGCAGAAAGGAGGGTGCTCAGCAGATGTGTGTGGTGTGGAGCACTGGGCGGGGGTACAGGCTGCGCTCTGGAATTGTGGAGATCCTCTCTAGCAGAGTCCCCttgcctgccctgggctgcctGTGGGTTTTGGGGAGCGGAGCTCTGCCAGCGGGTGCTGTTCCTGCTGCACTTCGTGCCAGGAGGGTCCCCGGCACAGCCTGACCCCGTTCCCTCTCCTTCCACAGGCCAGCAATGGGCAGTGGTACCAAATGAACGATGACGTGGTCCGCTCCAGCAACATCAAAGTGGTCCTCAACCAGCAGGCCTACATGCTGTTCTACGTGAGGTGAGAGCGGCCTGTGCCCCGCAGCCCGTGGGACAGGGTGGGTGGCCCCTGCCTGGCTGGGGGATGGAGCTCGGCCCAGGTAGCCCCACACCCGTGTGCATGCGCCGGCTCGGGGGAGGGTGGCGGGGAGAGGTCCAGCCCCTTGTCATGGTTTTGCTGTAGATCCAGAGCACCTCAGCTCTCGGGGCTTCTGGCTCCTGTTTCTTGTGTGCGTCTCTGACGAGAGCGTTCGGTTGCTCCAAGCCCCGTGGTTAACACATGTGCTTCTCTGCCTTCACCAGAACCCCCAACCCCGGGAAGGGCTTGGAGGAGCTCATTGCCAAAGTTGCCTCCAACCTGCCTGCCCTCACCGGCAGCGTCTCTGGTCAGGCCCAGAAAGTGTCCAACGGGCCCATGTCCTCCTCGCTGCTGGGCTGGGTGAGTCCTGGGGGCTGGGAGCCGCTGCCCCTCCGTCCGCGCTGCGAGCGGGAGGGGTCCTGCTGAGCCGAGGGTTCCTGTGTGGGCCTGGGGAGGGACGTGGAGGGCGGTATCGCTCTGCCCCTGGCTCCTTGAATTCTCTCCGTGCTGAACCTCTCCTCTCTCCATCTAGAAACCTGACCTGCTGATGAAGAAGCAGCTGCCGGATCCGGACAAGATGAGAATTCTTCTGACCCCTGACAAGTTTGAGAAGCCGAAGGTGCCAAATGGAGTTGCTTCACAGAAGCTGCCCACTGGGTCCCTGTCACCCAAACTGCCCCTCAAAGCCACCCACTCGGCCACCGCGCTGCCCAATGGCACAGCCCGGGGGGCCGAGAAGCTGCTCCCCTCCCCGAAGCTGCCTGCCGTGCTCAAAGCAGTTCAGGGACTCTGCAACACAAAAGGGGCCAAAGAGGAGCTGCGCTGGCAGAAATCCCTGGGGGGCGAGCAGCCATCTACCTCATccaagctgctgctggagcccagccccggCCAGAAGCCCCGTGGCCACGAGGCGAACACCAGCCC is a genomic window containing:
- the USP36 gene encoding ubiquitin carboxyl-terminal hydrolase 36 isoform X2, translating into MPIAEKLTEALRPGPEAGEEAELGPRLATAARTVLLQQVEFEPGTCDSASPWELLRDKYQVLSPCPVATARQPSAEQDRAKQDPSGRQDSGRGPEGPGDGIPAPQKVLFPPERLCMKWERVHRVGAGLHNLGNTCFLNATIQCLTYTPPLANYLLSREHGRNCHQEGFCMMCIMQNHTIQAFASSGNTIKPVSFIQNLKNIAQHICFRRQEDAHEFLRYTIDAMQKACLSRCAKLDRQTQATTLVHQIFGGYLRSRVKCVKCEAVSDTYDPYLDMALDIGQSRNIKQALEQFVKLELLDGDNAYSCAKCKQKVLACKRFTIHRASNVLTLSLKRFSDFGGGKITKDVAYPEFLNIRPYMSEKGDPVMYSLYAVLVHAGYSCHAGHYFCYVKASNGQWYQMNDDVVRSSNIKVVLNQQAYMLFYVRTPNPGKGLEELIAKVASNLPALTGSVSGQAQKVSNGPMSSSLLGWKPDLLMKKQLPDPDKMRILLTPDKFEKPKVPNGVASQKLPTGSLSPKLPLKATHSATALPNGTARGAEKLLPSPKLPAVLKAVQGLCNTKGAKEELRWQKSLGGEQPSTSSKLLLEPSPGQKPRGHEANTSPLEKDLSRSKAASLEHSAAGKVAEASRKAKKGTSSSHTSQEGGCGMGLPAGPGAKPAARKGSKLAQLKSSVSAGTALGLSSVTSPLPVLKSMISAKKGNAPQKARGSDPQAQPPPQLTDRTKPTTTTHPDSAPQPSGKSSEKGLGQVTSGSSKKKGQKRHHGADDSPGTLAVKGKDEVFKPPKKKKKKKNHLPQESSVPLAEKAAVDKGPSSGGNGPGCQELESRPKQQVSEPRSHLGMEPTSSLKKKKKKRRMEEAGECCSGTLSSGSSREAESGPPSTKQQRTVAPESGESDHRKRKRREILSSPSLELPAASKFCATDSSPGAARDRLGQAGDDCGAGAAPGKLAVSGVVEELLRDSLDKAYGKQVLTWDGGASAVSQDAIRDATRARSETIIDKWDEEFDRGKVKKTRKMKKQWKQHFRPFPQQQGKRRFCSAKSSSLSPRP
- the USP36 gene encoding ubiquitin carboxyl-terminal hydrolase 36 isoform X4, translated to MPIAEKLTEALRPGPEAGEEAELGPRLATAARTVLLQQVEFEPGTCDSASPWELLRDKYQVLSPCPVATARQPSAEQDRAKQDPSGRQDSGRGPEGPGDGIPAPQKVLFPPERLCMKWERVHRVGAGLHNLGNTCFLNATIQCLTYTPPLANYLLSREHGRNCHQEGFCMMCIMQNHTIQAFASSGNTIKPVSFIQNLKNIAQHICFRRQEDAHEFLRYTIDAMQKACLSRCAKLDRQTQATTLVHQIFGGYLRSRVKCVKCEAVSDTYDPYLDMALDIGQSRNIKQALEQFVKLELLDGDNAYSCAKCKQKVLACKRFTIHRASNVLTLSLKRFSDFGGGKITKDVAYPEFLNIRPYMSEKGDPVMYSLYAVLVHAGYSCHAGHYFCYVKASNGQWYQMNDDVVRSSNIKVVLNQQAYMLFYVRTPNPGKGLEELIAKVASNLPALTGSVSGQAQKVSNGPMSSSLLGWKPDLLMKKQLPDPDKMRILLTPDKFEKPKGNAPQKARGSDPQAQPPPQLTDRTKPTTTTHPDSAPQPSGKSRLSSLALKLPNSEKPSSSFIFDSAPQLPASPLTNGCTAHPSHHLPPCSEKGLGQVTSGSSKKKGQKRHHGADDSPGTLAVKGKDEVFKPPKKKKKKKNHLPQESSVPLAEKAAVDKGPSSGGNGPGCQELESRPKQQVSEPRSHLGMEPTSSLKKKKKKRRMEEAGECCSGTLSSGSSREAESGPPSTKQQRTVAPESGESDHRKRKRREILSSPSLELPAASKFCATDSSPGAARDRLGQAGDDCGAGAAPGKLAVSGVVEELLRDSLDKAYGKQVLTWDGGASAVSQDAIRDATRARSETIIDKWDEEFDRGKVKKTRKMKKQWKQHFRPFPQQQGKRRFCSAKSSSLSPRP